The genomic interval AATTTTGCTAGCGATTGACAGATTGACCCCTCCACAGGGGGAAAGTTCACTTTTCATTGCTCAAACAATGAATGAGATTTCCTGTTTCCTAAAAGCCTGGTCAataaatttttggatttttccCAATCTGATAGGTGAGAAGTGATATCTCagaatagttttaatttgcatttctgttccGGGTGAGGCTGAGTGTCTTTTCATGTGGCTAAGAGCCATTTGTAGCTGTCCatctctctaattttttttttttttgagatgaagtctcgctctgttccccaggctggagtgcagtaccatctcagctcactgcaacctccacctcccgggttgaagcaattctgcctcagcctcctgagtagctgggatgacaggtacacccacacccggctaatttttgtatttttagtagagatggggtttcgtcatgttggccaggctggtcttgaactcctgacctcagatgatccacccgccttggcctcctaaagtgctgggattacaggtgtgagccaccatgccccgccccaTCGCTCTAATTTTTCTGTAGGGCtattgatctttttcttttagaagctCTTTATATGTTAAGGGTATTAACTCTTCATAACATTTTTCCCCAATTTTTCATTGCTTGCTTTACTTTTGCTTATGTTGTTTTGTCATGCTTATGCTATGcaagagtttttcttttaaaaattttcatgttaaagacattttatttgtggattttgTGTCAGAATTAGGCAAATTTTACTTAGaggtttttttctagtttttgcatGATTTCATATTTTACGTTTTAAGTTATGGTCAGTTTGGAATTTATTCCGGTATGTGCTATGGTGAATGGATATACTTTTACCTTTTTCCATATGGATGTCCTGTTACCCCAAAAAACACTTAGTAAAACATCTGCACCCTCCCTTGTTTGAGATACTGCCTTTATCATATATGAAATTTCCATATGCAATTTGGCCCATTTCAGGATTTTCTGTAAAGTTCCATCATTCTGTCAATTTTGTTCACATACCAATgccacagttttatttttagcctttatAATAAACTTCACTTATGGTGTGGCTACCTCCCACCACCCTCTTCTTGCTTgactttttcatcttctttgatCTTACAGATGAACTTTATATATCAACTAATGTAGCTCCACGgatgctatttttatttatttatgtttgtaatCAACTTATTTAGTTCTAGTAATgacattttcatttataaaataaatttagggaGAATTATCTTCTTGATGTTGAGTCTTAATCAGTACTGTGCTATGTCTTTCCATTCTCTTAGGTCTACTTTTGTTGACTTTAAGTAGTAGTTTATCATTTTCGTTATGCAAATTTTggacatttattattaagtttatgCTTAGATATGTCatagtaaaatttattttgctatcGTAAATGGAATTTTCccttctactttttatatgaagccTATTGGTTTGACAACCTGCTACTTCAGTAAGTTCTCTCATTGCGTGTTAGTTGTTTTTCCATATTATATAGGGCTTTTCAGACACATTGTATCCTCTGAAAATAGGAAATTTTTACCTCTTATTTTCCAACTTTatgcatttaatttctttttcttacctgatTGCACAGGGTACCTTTAACACCAGTGTTCAATAGGAGGCTGGAAAGCAGGAGTCTGTCTTGCTCCAGCTTTGGCCGGAGTGCTTCTAGCCTTTCCCTGTTAAATGAGATGCTGACTTCTGGCCTGAGGGAGTATGTTTTATCATGTTAAAGAAAAGCCGTCACTTTCtgttttattgaacatttttaaacatgcaTAGCTCTTGAGTTTTGTCATatgcccacctttttttttttttctgcatctgcaGAGATAACCAGAGGATTTTCccctcagcctcattttacaatGGATTGTATTAATAGAGTTTCTAATATTGGAGTTAGCTGTGCATTCTTGGGATGACTCCCATGAGGTCATGGTATATTGCTTTCTTAATATACTTAAGGATTCTCTTTGGCtaaaattttattgaagatttaaaAGTTGATACTCCTAAATGAAATTAGCTGGTAGTTTTTCTTATGCTTTGGCCCTTGTCGGGTTTTGGGGTTATTGTGCCAGTTTCATCAGATGAATTTGtaagtttctcttctttttctttgctctgaaatagTTTAAATAGCCTTGGGATTATTGGACCTTTAAAGGTTCGAAGGACTTCCCTTAGGAATTTTTCTGTGTGCGGGGATTCCAAGTTCTTTCCTGCTACCTTATCTTGCTGGACGTAATGAAGCTATCTGATCTGTGGAGTCTCCTACAGCACCTGGTGTCACTGAGTCAAGGCCTTCTGCTTGGGGTGGCTGTGGGATCTGTGGGATGTGTGGGCTGTGGTCAGTCCCCTGCACGGTCTgactttccctttcttccctgcAGGTATGGGGCTGATGTTGACGTGAACCACCACCTGACTCCTGATGTCCAGCCCCGATTCTCCCGGCGGCTCACCTCCTTGGTGGTCTGCCCCTTGTACATCAGTGCAGCCTACCACAACCTCCAGTGCTTCCGGCTGCTCCTCCTGGCTGGCGCGAACCCTGACTTCAACTGCAATGGTCCTGTCAACACACAAGGATTCTACAGGGGCTCCCCTGGGTGCGTCATGGATGCTGTTCTGCGCCACGGCTGTGAGGCAGCCTTCGTGAGCCTGCTGGTAGAATTTGGAGCCAACCTGAATCTAGTGAAGTGGGAATCGCTGGGCCCAGAGtctagaggaagaagaaaggtgGACCCTGAGGCCTTGCAGGTCTTTAAAGAGGCCAGAAGTAAGTAGCTTGAGTTCAGCTCTGACTTGTGGGCTGGGTTGATTGAACGAATCAAGATGTagcaataaacaaaaaacaaaaacttccacCTGAGCACTTGGCCAAAATCTTCAGTTAGCACTTGCAGTTTTCCAGATGGTTGTTCAGATTgatcttctctttttaaattcctGAATACCAAGAACTGATATCAGGGAATCTCTAAAAGTACATGTGTGTTGTCAGAACTCCTAGAattatgctctctctctctctccttttttttttttttttaatattcagacagagtctggctctgtcacccaggctggagtacagtggcgcaatcatggctccctgtagccatgacctcctgggctcatgcagtcctcccacctcagcctcccaagtagctgggactgtaggcgcacaccatgcccagctaatttttgtgttttgtagagatgaggttttgctgtgttgcccaggcttgtgttgaactcctgggctcaagtgatctgccctcctcagcctcccaaagtgctgggattacaggcacgagccactgcccTGTCCTAGAATTATATTCTCTTTATCCTTTTGCTCTGACCTGTGGCCCCAGATTCTTATAAACAATGACTTCTTTTATGCCAGGTTTTTAAATGAGCCCTTAAAACAAATTGCAAGCAGGGCTTTCTAGGGTTCCTTACTCTCCTTTCTTCAATTCCACTCAAGTATCGCTACTTTGGATTGTGGGATAAGCCTAAATTTTGTAACAATAAAGTTCCTAGTCTGCTTATTTATGAAGAAAGATTTTGTTAACGATTAATGCATCAATAGCACTAGAGATTGGAATTGATCCATAGCTTGGTCTTGTTATCCGAGGCTCTCTGGGATTCAGACATTGACCTCATGTGTCGTCTTTAACCTCCTGCCCACATGTCACCCCCTCCCACCACTCCCAGTCTGGGTCTTGAGACATCCAAGTTGATaacctcttccttctccctgccTCTCGAAGGACTTTACATTCATTGTGTTTTTGTTACTGGATTTCCGTAAACCAGTTCATTAAAGCATGCTCCTGTGTAGCCTTCCCACAAATAGTTAATGAATGGTCAGCTGGGAGCTATACTGATAGAAGCAGCAGCTTGCGTTCAGGACTGTTCCACTCCTCAGCTTCCTCGCTAATCGAGACAGAACTTGGCCGTGCTCTTTTCATTGGGGGCAGAGTCATCAGCCTGTGCCCCTCAAGCACTGCTCGGCCTGTGTTCCCCAGGCACTGGTGGAGCTTCAGGGATTGATTAAGGGAAGAGGCTGACAGAGGCTGGGCGTCCGCAGCCCGCACCTGCTGGGGCCTTCAGTGGTCCACTCTGATTTCTTTCTCTAGTGCATTAAACATGGTCGAGTTGTGATCCAGGGAGCAGATGCCCTGGGTTAACGAGGCTGGAAAGGTTTCACTCCTTCCTGCGACAGAAGGAGCGGATAATAAGACCTTCCTCCCTGGGGCCTGCTCTCCTCATCCATCAGGAAAAGCCATCACTTCGTGTTTCTCTGAGCATTTTGAAGTTGGTAGTGAGCATTTGTGCACTTCTGGCTGCCAGTCCCAGCTGCCTTTTCTCTCTATAACTGGGATAGAATGAACCTTCCTCtatccctctctttcttcccacGGCCTTCAGGTGTTCCCAGAACCTTGCTGTGTCTGTGCCGTGTGGCTGTGAGAAGAGCTCTTGGCAAATACCGGCTTCATCTGATTCCTTCGCTGCCTCTGCCAGACCCCATAAAGAAGTTTCTACTTCATGAGTAGACTTCAAGTGCCGCGGTTGATTCCAGCGAGGGAGAAGGTGATCTGCAGAGAGGTGGACACCGAGCCCTGAGTGCTGTGCTGCTGGTGGTCTCCTGATGGCTGTTGCTGCAGAAGATGTCCTCATGGACTGTCATTGCTCCTCAGGTGCCTGGGCCGCTGAACAGTCCTTGGGTCATTGTCAGCTGAGAGGCTCATACTAaagttattattgtttttttcaaGTTCTCTGTTCTGGATTTTCAGTTGCATATTAATGTAATGGGCCATGGGATATGTACATGTAGGGGCTGAGGTTGGAGGCCTACTAATTTCCCTGTAGGGAAGACTCCTAGCACTTCTGGAACTgtgcttctctttatttttctacttctcaATTTGATGGTTCGATTAAAGCCTTCTAGTATCTCAATGAAAAGGGAGTTTTTAAGCAAAATAGAGGACAGAAATGCAGTTCATGAACTTGCTGGTTTGTTTTCCCTGCTCCTGGGGTAACACATGCACTTGTCATACATGCCCCTTCCTTGCCCCTTCAGTATTCTCTCTTTGCGGTGGAGGTCTCATAGTGAGTGTCTTCACTCAAGGGTGGTTTCCTGGCTGCACGGCACCTGTTCCAATACCTACTGTGCCTCTCATCAGATGTCATGATTTTTCTGCCACTTCACCTTAGGGAGCTTCCAGTGATTGATTTTAGGAGGCCCACACCAAACTCCCCAGGAAATGACTGCCTTCCTTGGGACCAAGGACCGTTCCAACAGCATTCACTGCCAGTTCTAATAGGCGAGGAAAATGCCCAAGGCGCTGTCTTCTATCCCCCACACATACCAGAAAGTGAAAAATGCAGCGAGTCCTCTGGGTGGTTCTGAGCCTCCAGGTGCATGCTGTCCAGTGGACAGAACATCTGGTGGTTGGTTGATTGCTCTCTTTTGTCTTGGTCGCTGCTTCTAGAATCTACGCAAGGGGATAGCAGTGAGGTCAGAAGTCTTTCCCGGGAGAGAGATGGCCTGGGTTATCATTGCTGATAGCTTTGGCTGCGTGGGTTGGGCTTCCCCTCACCCAGGGCTGCACAGCCAGGTGTTGAGGGT from Pongo abelii isolate AG06213 chromosome 11, NHGRI_mPonAbe1-v2.0_pri, whole genome shotgun sequence carries:
- the ASB1 gene encoding ankyrin repeat and SOCS box protein 1, with product MAEGGSPDGRAGPGSAGRNLKEWLREQFCDHPLEHCEDTRLHDAAYVGDLQTLRSLLQEESYRSRINEKSVWCCGWLPCTPLRIAATAGHGNCVDFLIRKGAEVDLVDVKGQTALYVAVVNGHLESTQILLEAGADPNGSRHHRSTPVYHASRVGRADILKALIRYGADVDVNHHLTPDVQPRFSRRLTSLVVCPLYISAAYHNLQCFRLLLLAGANPDFNCNGPVNTQGFYRGSPGCVMDAVLRHGCEAAFVSLLVEFGANLNLVKWESLGPESRGRRKVDPEALQVFKEARSVPRTLLCLCRVAVRRALGKYRLHLIPSLPLPDPIKKFLLHE